The Opitutales bacterium genomic sequence GGGCTAAGATTTCTTTCTCTTTCTGTAGCGCAGAGTGTTCGCCCGTTGGGTCAATCCCAGAGTCGATTCGACTCACTAGAGCGATTCTTTCATTCAGAACTTTGATGGCGTAGCAGATTCTTAATTCTTCTGTTACTTCGTCACTTTGCATGAGCCATTTGAGCCTGAGCTGTGAATTGATTGCAGCAGCTCGGATTTCCTCTTCTTTTGATGAGTCAACTGGATTGTAGCCTGCGGCAAACTCTTGCGAAATGATACGCTTCGCTAGGTCATCCGCAGTCTCAGCGGAAAGAAACGAAACGGAGAGTAAGATTAGTAAGGTGATTCGTTTCATTCTTTTTGCACAACAGTTAATATTATATCAACGAATCGTCCTGATATCTCCGGGGATTCATGTTGGTTGGGGTGATGAGATGGAAGTGGTTGAACATGATGTGTTTGGTTGTGTGCCTCGCGTGCGCGGGTTAATAGTTTTTAAAAGTACTTTGGTATATTGGGGCGAGGAAAAAGATAGTGGGTTGAGGCCTTTTAGGAAAGAGTCCACTTCGATCGGGAGGGGCTGTGTTGCTACGCATAGGCTGTGGCTAGTTGGGGTTTCTGGCATTTGGATCTATCCGCTAATGGACGCGAATTAACGCTAATTTTTCCTGCTTTCTTCATGCCGTGAGGATTTCGCCCAAATCATCTATATTTCGACTGATTCCCAGAATCGCCGATGATTGGTCTGTTGCTGGCCAAACTGTATCGCGATTGAGCTACTTGTGAACGAATTGTCATTCGGTATATTCTTTGTGCCTCTGTGTCTTGAGCGAAGCGGGCGTGAGGTGATTGCTGTTTGAGCGTGGATTTCTGGAATGAGTATAGATTCTTTCTCGTTGGCTATCGTGTTCTCTTCTACGATCTCTCCAGTGGAATTTAAAACGCATAGGGCATGCGTAGCGTTTCCAAGATCGAGGCCGAGGGTGTAGGTGTCTTTGTTAGCGTTTTCCATGATGAGAAGGGATCAGATTCTGTGCCGCCTTCTCATTCATTCTTGTTCGGCTATTCCTTTCTGGCCCAGAGTATGGCTCTACCACAACCATATTCATAAGGCTCACCATCGGTGGATTTGAATTCGCCTAAGATGACGAAGCCCGACTTCTTAAGCATTTCACGAATGTCAATGGCGCTGCTAGTGTGAGTGTACACATCAAACCACTCAGAATCGAGTGTTTCGCCATCAGGCATGGTGGCGCTCACCTGCTTCTTTGCGTGCCATATTCTAGCCTTTTTGTCGTAATCAACAACTTGGATCATCGACTTAATGACAGTGCCATCATCACATCTCCCTTTGGGGGATTTCCAAGGTCGTGGTTCTGGGTCGATCTTACACCAAGAATCGGGTAATTCTCCATCCATATTGTCGTTCTCAATATAGAGATACCCGCCTTTCTGGAGAGAGCTCCACGATTTAGATACCATCGCTAGATGCTCCTCTTGGCTCCCGAGTTGCCAAAAGCAATTGGCTGCAAGAATTACGGCTGAATAGCCTATGGGCCAAGACTCGTCTACGACATTTTGGCAAACCAATTGATACTTCGGTGGTCTATCAAATGTGGCTCTGTAAATCCTTTCCTGCGCACGCCTCAGCATGCAGGAAGAATAGTCGAGTCCATGCACCTCATAGCCTTCGCTAAGAAGTGGGGTGAGTATTCGACCAGAGCCGCAGAACGGCTCAAGAATTCGGGTGCACCCCTTGCCTTTGAGTAGTTCAACTATGAATTGGACGTCATTGGTATAGCTGTCACTCTTGTCGTATAGTTCACATGAATACGTTTCTAATCGATTGTCGCCAATCGGGTTGTTTATGCTCATCTATGTTTCCTGAATGTATGTTGATTGGATGTAGTGGTGCGAAGAAGTGTTTCATGATGTAGTCCTCCATAATTTGTGGTTGTGGTCTACTCGGTGTGAAGCCGAACGTAGAGCTCTGGCGCGCCGTTAGACGTTGTCCAGAAGCGACTGGTTCTGGTTTTTTTAACTACTTATCGATGCGTAATTCGCTTGCATTATCGTTCTTCGCTTTTTGTCCACAAATACTCGAAAAGGTTGTCGAAATACTCTACTAAGTCTGGTTCATCTGACAAAAAAACACTCGCTTTCCCCCTAGGGACTGCGTGATCCCAGCCAAACAAAACTTCTTTTGGTCGATCATCTCTATATTCGACAATCGTGAACTCCGTAAATTTGACGTCGGCCTTCAACTCTTTTGCGGTGTAAGCAGTCCCAAGATTAGCGTCTTTGAATAAAAAAAACGATGCTCTCGTATCTTCATTATACCTGGGGTCAAGATGTCGCGGTAAGTTAGTCTGCTATTCTTTAATGGATCTAACACACTGGAAATATAATCCTTATACCAAGGTTGCTCCATGTATTCATTTTTCACCTGAGGAATTTGGTCCATAGCACACACGCAAGTGTTTCGAATACGAATCATCTCTGTAACTCGACTAGTGAAATATTCAAGTGCCGATTTCGGTGACGAGAAAACGCGCATTCGAGAGCCATGCAGTTCTTCTTTATAACGGGTAGCTATATCAGAAAGTCGTTTTTCGTTTGAAGTTACAAAAAAGTGAATTTGAACAAAAACTGAAATAAATGTAATCAGTGCAATTAGGCCGATAGCAAGTGCTACATTATTACCGCCGACTGCCTCTTTAATAAAGGAGGCGATTATCACAATAGTGGCACAAGTCGCTACTATTATTGTGCTTAAGTGTTTTCTCCAGATAGGCTCATTCATATTTATTTTTCAGAACAGTTAATATTATATCAATGAATAATCCTGATAATTCTGGGGATTCATGTTGGTTGGGATGGCGAGATGGAAGTGGCTGAACATCATGTGCTTGGTTGTGTGCTTCGCGTGCGCGGATGGATAGCTTTTAAAAGTACTTTGGTATATTGGGGCGAGGAAAAAGATAGTGGGTTGAGGCCTTTGGGGTAAGAGTCCGCTTGGATAGGAATGCGCGGGATTGCGACGGGTCAGTA encodes the following:
- a CDS encoding class I SAM-dependent methyltransferase, with the protein product MSINNPIGDNRLETYSCELYDKSDSYTNDVQFIVELLKGKGCTRILEPFCGSGRILTPLLSEGYEVHGLDYSSCMLRRAQERIYRATFDRPPKYQLVCQNVVDESWPIGYSAVILAANCFWQLGSQEEHLAMVSKSWSSLQKGGYLYIENDNMDGELPDSWCKIDPEPRPWKSPKGRCDDGTVIKSMIQVVDYDKKARIWHAKKQVSATMPDGETLDSEWFDVYTHTSSAIDIREMLKKSGFVILGEFKSTDGEPYEYGCGRAILWARKE